The following proteins are encoded in a genomic region of Polyangiaceae bacterium:
- a CDS encoding SDR family NAD(P)-dependent oxidoreductase: MKRGRFENKVVLVTGAGSGIGRATALAFAREGADAVLSDINEAGLEETSSRVRELGRRAFSRKVDVANAEAMEGFAEEVHREHGAVDVLVNNAGVAVSGGLTETTLDDWKWIMGINVMGVVHGCHYFVPKMVERGRGGHVVNIASLAGLMGTRMLVAYCTTKFAVVGFSEALRDDLHEHGIGVTAICPSFIKTNINNAGRHRGRMAEASTRNMGEKLMDRAPSPDLVADRIMHAVEKNIGTLPVTREAWVVHTLKRISPSAVELMKQAAEKYRRSQQ; encoded by the coding sequence ATGAAACGCGGGCGATTCGAGAACAAAGTCGTTCTCGTGACGGGCGCTGGAAGTGGCATTGGTCGCGCGACGGCGCTGGCGTTTGCTCGTGAAGGTGCAGACGCGGTTCTTTCGGACATCAACGAAGCTGGTCTCGAAGAGACGTCGAGCAGAGTTCGTGAGCTTGGGCGGCGGGCGTTTTCGCGCAAGGTGGACGTCGCGAATGCCGAAGCGATGGAAGGGTTCGCGGAGGAAGTGCATCGCGAACATGGCGCTGTCGACGTTCTGGTGAACAACGCCGGTGTTGCCGTGTCGGGTGGTTTGACCGAGACGACGCTCGACGACTGGAAGTGGATCATGGGAATCAACGTGATGGGAGTCGTTCACGGCTGTCATTACTTTGTGCCCAAAATGGTTGAACGTGGTCGAGGAGGGCACGTGGTGAACATCGCGTCGCTCGCGGGGCTCATGGGGACGCGGATGCTCGTGGCGTACTGCACGACGAAGTTTGCCGTCGTGGGTTTTTCCGAGGCGTTACGGGACGATCTTCACGAGCATGGCATTGGCGTGACGGCGATCTGTCCGTCGTTCATCAAGACGAACATCAACAACGCTGGGCGTCACCGGGGCCGCATGGCGGAAGCGTCGACGCGTAACATGGGCGAGAAATTGATGGATCGTGCTCCGTCGCCGGATCTCGTGGCCGATCGCATCATGCATGCGGTGGAGAAAAACATCGGCACGTTGCCCGTGACGCGCGAGGCGTGGGTGGTGCATACGCTGAAGCGGATTTCTCCGAGCGCGGTCGAACTGATGAAGCAGGCGGCCGAGAAGTACCGACGCTCCCAGCAGTAA
- a CDS encoding glycosyltransferase family 4 protein, protein MRIAMISTPFIRMPPRGYGGTELFCYELSEELTARGHDVTVYTTGDAVVSGKQRALYHRPVWPPTAADELNHAAWAMADVARNDFDVVHLNSALGLPLGQFVHVPIVYTIHHKREESTSRIFATHPKPFYVAISKRQLELETPLARSTVIYHGLSPKRYPPSFEDAGYLLHLGRYAREKGTHTAIDIACRAGLPIRLAGRVHPEDRMYFDELVAPRIALPNVRELGEADLEQKIALLRGARAVVCPIDWEEPFGLVAVEAMLCGTPVLAFARGSFPEIIEENVTGFLAEPGDADALVRAAQATVSFDRARCAKRARERFGTATMTNAYEAVYERAIAAGPFARARVA, encoded by the coding sequence ATGCGAATTGCCATGATTTCGACGCCCTTCATCCGCATGCCCCCCAGGGGCTACGGCGGAACGGAGCTTTTTTGTTACGAGCTTTCCGAAGAGCTCACGGCACGCGGTCACGACGTCACCGTGTACACGACGGGTGATGCCGTCGTGAGCGGCAAGCAACGTGCGCTGTATCATCGACCCGTCTGGCCTCCGACGGCTGCGGACGAGTTGAATCATGCGGCGTGGGCCATGGCCGACGTCGCTCGCAATGATTTCGACGTCGTCCACCTGAACAGCGCGCTCGGCCTGCCGCTCGGTCAATTCGTGCACGTACCGATTGTGTACACGATTCATCACAAGCGCGAAGAGAGCACTTCGCGCATCTTTGCCACGCATCCCAAACCGTTTTACGTGGCCATCAGCAAGCGCCAGCTCGAATTGGAGACGCCCTTGGCGCGCTCGACGGTCATTTACCACGGTTTGTCCCCGAAACGATACCCTCCAAGTTTTGAAGACGCCGGATATTTGCTGCATTTGGGCCGGTACGCGAGAGAGAAGGGAACGCACACGGCCATCGACATCGCATGTCGAGCTGGTTTGCCGATTCGCCTCGCCGGACGAGTTCATCCGGAAGACCGTATGTATTTCGATGAGCTCGTCGCTCCGCGCATCGCGCTGCCGAACGTGCGCGAGCTCGGGGAAGCGGATCTCGAGCAAAAGATCGCGCTGCTACGTGGTGCACGTGCCGTGGTTTGCCCCATCGACTGGGAGGAACCTTTTGGGCTCGTGGCGGTGGAAGCCATGCTGTGTGGCACGCCGGTGCTCGCATTTGCACGCGGCTCGTTCCCCGAAATCATTGAAGAAAATGTCACTGGGTTCCTTGCTGAGCCCGGCGATGCGGACGCGCTCGTGCGGGCAGCTCAAGCGACCGTGTCGTTCGATCGCGCACGCTGCGCCAAACGTGCCCGTGAGCGGTTCGGGACGGCGACCATGACGAACGCGTACGAGGCCGTCTACGAACGCGCCATCGCGGCCGGTCCGTTTGCCCGCGCGCGCGTCGCCTGA
- a CDS encoding TonB family protein gives MDAAAKLASTRPMHLSGFAMVCLSVTSLCIGCGPEPVAKQPSPDASANGTGAIASTAPASSNESAAPPSMASASPSASAGTTVSDTQPLVGSLSSAEIQKAINDNIQAFDACYTLGADKQGKLEGTVTIKATVGPLGTVKDASVLKSTMKNSKVDACVATAFKKVTFPHPKGGVAIITYPMTFGGEVVVKKP, from the coding sequence ATGGACGCAGCGGCAAAATTGGCGTCGACTCGCCCCATGCATCTCTCGGGTTTCGCCATGGTTTGTCTTTCCGTAACGTCCTTGTGCATTGGCTGTGGCCCAGAACCAGTCGCCAAACAGCCATCACCCGACGCGAGCGCGAACGGCACGGGGGCCATCGCATCGACCGCACCAGCCTCTTCGAATGAGTCGGCCGCACCGCCATCGATGGCGAGCGCATCACCGTCGGCGAGCGCGGGAACGACGGTTTCCGACACGCAGCCGCTGGTGGGTAGTTTGTCGAGTGCGGAGATTCAAAAAGCCATCAACGACAACATCCAAGCCTTCGATGCGTGTTACACGCTCGGTGCGGACAAGCAGGGCAAGCTCGAAGGAACGGTCACCATCAAAGCGACCGTCGGGCCTCTGGGAACCGTCAAAGATGCTTCGGTTTTGAAGTCGACCATGAAAAACTCGAAGGTCGACGCTTGCGTTGCGACTGCATTCAAAAAGGTCACGTTTCCCCATCCGAAAGGGGGCGTGGCGATCATCACGTACCCCATGACGTTCGGCGGCGAAGTCGTGGTCAAGAAGCCGTAG